A single region of the Lycium barbarum isolate Lr01 chromosome 2, ASM1917538v2, whole genome shotgun sequence genome encodes:
- the LOC132628847 gene encoding uncharacterized protein LOC132628847, giving the protein MKRKRKNSAQAMLESLRGHQTDNYGTTSQDLQQQLSGDQLDDQLENENITTPTFGNDNLNSSSSSNEANSQQKEEPLLVEIKDTLTGEVTTQKMQADRVWNLEKNKKIVVELNGDGQGSNNGSNLLVRFLGKLSQKSIICPISIERWDRMPEAKNRLQWQLVEENFEFDYAIGIKWVMRTLRDRWRSYKYALRNQTFYPSKSKEQILANPPPNVDSIDWTAFVHHYKEDKMKTQSEQNARNRSKLKVPHAGGSKSNARRGRQMEKKYGRPVCRSEVVLSTLLKKNGNYVNEEGKIIAVSSKHLSTFIFQLRCRFPSDKISEHLSQDQEHAATLGVPLKILAHPNDAIGKVYGVEHSGRVRGLGGNVCPSTTFGMPKHSVSYANLGGSSNTSHQRVEDLEKHVETLEEKLTGYEETKEQFVETKERLAQNENHLATLHRFLQAKFGSELPSFSLDSS; this is encoded by the exons ATGAAGCGAAAACGCAAGAATTCAGCACAAGCAATGTTAGAAAGCCTACGAGGACATCAAACTGACAACTATGGTACAACTTCCCAAGATTTGCAGCAACAACTTAGTGGGGATCAACTGGATGACCAACTTGAGAATGAGAACATAACAACTCCTACATTCGGTAATGACAACTTAAATTCTTCCTCGAGCTCTAATGAAGCTAACTCACAACAAAAAGAGGAGCCCTTACTTGTTGAGATTAAAG ATACTTTGACTGGAGAAGTTACAACTCAAAAGATGCAAGCAGATCGAGTTTGGAacttggaaaaaaataaaaaaattgtggtGGAACTCAACGGGGATGGACAAGGAAGTAATAATGGTTCAAACTTGCTTGTGAgatttcttggcaaactttctcaaAAGTCAATAATTTGTCCCATATCAATTGAGAGATGGGATAGGATGCCCGAGGCGAAAAATCGCCTACAATGGCAGTTAGTTGAG GAGAATTTCGAGTTTGACTATGCTATTGGAATCAAATGGGTGATGCGTACTTTACGCGATAGATGGAGGTCCTATAAATATGCGTTAAGAAATCAAACCTTCTACCCTAGCAAAAGTAAGGAACAAATACTTGCTAATCCTCCTCCAAACGTGGATTCTATTGATTGGACTGCTTTTGTGCATCACTATAAAGAAGACAAGATGAAG ACACAAAGTGAACAAAATGCAAGAAATCGAAGTAAACTTAAAGTCCCCCATGCCGGTGGTAGCAAAAGCAATGCAAGGAGAGGTCGTCAAATG GAGAAAAAATATGGAAGGCCTGTGTGCCGAAGTGAGGTTGTTTTGTCAACTTTACTGAAGAAGAATGGAAATTATGTGAATGAGGAAGGGAAGATTATAGCTGTAAGTTCCAAACACTTGTCTACTTTCATATTTCAGTTACGATGTCGGTTTCCTAGT GATAAAATATCAGAGCATCTATCTCAAGATCAAGAACATGCTGCCACTTTAGGTGTTCCATTGAAGATATTGGCTCATCCTAATGACGCTATTGGAAAAGTATATGGAGTTGAACATTCTGGTCGTGTGCGTGGTTTAGGTGGTAATGTTTGCCCCTCGACTACTTTTGGAATGCCTAAACATTCAGTTAGTTATGCGAATCTTGGTGGTTCTAGTAATACGTCTCATCAACGTGTTGAAGACCTAGAGAAGCATGTCGAAACCTTGGAAGAGAAGCTGACTGGATATGAAGAGACCAAGGAACAATTTGTGGAGACCAAGGAACGGCTTGCGCAAAATGAGAATCACTTGGCAACTCTTCATAGGTTTTTACAAGCTAAATTTGGTAGTGAGTTGCCTAGTTTCTCCTTAGATTCTTCTTAG